gtccatttcaagtccacatgttacagagcagtaatttgacatttttcacctaaaaattttatacaTAGTGTTAAAgagcttataaatacctactcaaatatgtataatacatgcatataagttactctgcttacatgacagagactgttgaacacaaaatgtgttcacgtgttaccgcttgattggacacatatgtatattttttttgttgacaAAAGCTATGCTGAGAAAGTCTCATTGGCTCAAAACACCCTATATTCACATCGACTAGTGACTGTAACTGTAACATGTAGCTCAAGGAAATATTGGTTTTATGTGGGTTATTATTactgactaataataataataaagaaaacattttcaCCATCATTGCAGCATAAACATGAGTACTAAACATACTGCAAAAAAGTgcctgaaaaacaataaataaaaaacttcaACACGTGCCACAATGGTTGTTTACCAGATATTTTCTATTTCAGGAGAGGTTTTGCTGAGCTTAAAGGAGAACATTTTAAAAGGTAAAAAGGGAAATTACTGCATATCTTATTTgacttaactctttcagtgccatgggccgattaaatcggctttacgaatacaaccttcagatcggctttggagaacacgccatatttgtgtacaaacaaaccatccacccccatttctttctcacatttcgatgacgttctttctgtgtcccccttttgagaccaatcagacggaaatttgaggtcacgcgaccgaataatatttttatatctttttaatgtttcttattctccggtgtttcatcagagggagccctccatgccggggggcggctgtggactccgggggctgtggcgccttctctcactggggtccgctcctttctggtgggtgggggtcccagttggccctctcccactagttgggatgcggggctgtgttgctggtgcctggtcgccggggtcggcggctgcctcctggtgcggatggctccctgagacagcgcctcctaaattgatgttttacttttacttgtacatttttgttctggtctacccgtgctcagtcagtcttcttaagtatgtgtgagcttgtgggtttgaatgtatatgtgtgtgtgtgtgtgtgtgtgtgtgtgtgtgtgtgtgcgggtgagtgggtgggtgtaggtggggggcggtactgatttttaaactgatatgtaaagcactttgtgctacagtttttaatgtatgaaaagtgctatataaataaagattattattattattattattattattattattattattattataaattatgcaaattacgatcaataatgaatcggctgcgtccggtgcattttgaatctaatcagcaatcggtcggatgttaccaagcggtttcctgcaggattcttcaaatattataaaaacgatgcgaaatactgaaaaacggccaaattctgtggcacttttaaggcttattagccccttaactgtctggcaccgaaagagttaatgttTTGTTGAATTGGTTGGGTGTTGCATGTATAATCTGCtcaataaaagcacttttttcaggaaaagcCACTCAGTATTGTGGGTTCTGTGTTAGCAGTGGCCCTGCAGCTAACATACACACTAGTATTTGCTTATTTATTCCACACTTTGCTCTGGagatagactgtaattaactggttTGGCCAATAAGTCTGCACCAATaggacattttacattttaagtcTATGATGGGGGATATTAAAAAGAGTAAACTGGAATAACATCCATGGAAAATAATTGTTCAAAAGGTAAAATCACTCACCTATATTTTTTGATTAATTACTTTGAATCTGATATTCAGTTCTTCAGATTAATAAAGCAATAAAGTGAAAGTTACATGTGTAATGTGCTTTTAGTGTGGGGATTTTTGGGGGAAAGGGTGGAGACAAGGTCAGCCAATTTAGCAGCTATCTGCTTTCTCCTGCAGGACACTATGATTATTATATCAGCTGACCTCTACTTTACATCCATAAAGAGGCTAACTCAGGGTTTCATTTAACAAATCAATGGATACTTCTctctattttaacataaaatatcAGGTACTGTTTGAGAATTTTGTCACACCTAAACAAAATACTACACACAGTGGAATAATATGCCGTGTACTTTTTGGGCTGAATTTACCTTGTGCCTGCATCCGTGTGCGTACAAGTGCAAGTGGATAACTGGCCAGTTGTCCACAGGTACTAGAGATTGTCCCACAGCCTAGCAACACCAGGACTCCAGGGTTAGCAGAGTCTTTTGGGTGGTATGACAACCACGTGGTCTTCAGAGTCTGGGAGAGAAGTAAATGGAGACAGTGATGGAACTGTTTATCCACATAACACACAAATCATCCAATAAATATAACACAGATAAATGAGTTAATGATAAATGAACAGATAAGTGAGATTGTTATCATGAAAAGTGCAGAGTCAGACTAAAATGCTCTGCACTCTATGATGAAGTGGTTTATTGTGCATGCAAATTAAGTAATTTGTCAAATTGCACTGTGAAGTAAAATATTACTTTAAAGCGACACCCAAAGCACTACTTCTTCATACCTCATAAACTGCGAGGTCTATCCCAGCATAAGGAATGATGCCCAGTAAGTTTGGAACATAGCCCTTGTAGAAAGCCTTGACCCCCTCATTCTTCAGGATCTTCTTGGCACAGTCAAACATTCCTGAATACTGGCCGGTTTTCCTCAGCGTCAGTCTAGTTTTCAAAACCTTCATAAgaaaaatgaagggaaaaaaacaaaacaaatgttgaACTCCAATGTTGAAAGAATGTTGAATGGAGGCCAGcaatttttgtttaattcaaacaTGATGGTGCAGTGCAATGGCTGACTTACCTCCATAGGGTAGATCGCTGTCTGAGCTGTAGCACCAGCCAAAGAGCCCGCCATGAACCTCTGGTATGTCTCTATTTTTTTACCATCTGATGATAACAGCTTTTTATACTGTCACAAAAGACATACAAGAGGAATAAGGGAAATCCCAAGCATTACAACTGTTTGCACTATTATGTAACTGTGATAAGTACCATCGAGCTGGCTTTCAAGACAGTCTCTTACTTGTTCATAGGCCATGAATTTGATGGCTGTCTCAGGTGCGATCTTTAAAACATTGGTGCCATTGCCTCTCCATAGTGACGTTAAACCTCCTTCTGCTATCATTTGCCTGAAACCACCCACCAAGCTTATGTTGTTGGATTTGGAGGCGTGGACCTgtgataaaaatatataaaattacaCAACTTACAGGGCAAGCTGCTTCTATTATTATCCTACAAAGGAAGCAAGGATACATTTGGCTGTTTTCTCCTCACCTGCATGAAGACTTTCATTCTGTCCAGAGGGGCAGTGCCGGTACGGGACACAGCACCTGCTACTGCACCTGCGACGAGCTGCTTCCACCAGCCGCCTGtgcttttttcctcctctgtgaaTTCATCAGGGATGGCGAGACTGTCACCGATGTCCAGAATCTACATGTATGCAAAACATATTTACTGACATCATCAAAATGCATGCAAATCATTGCTTTTCAATTCACTGTTGTTATAGCAAGAAGTAGTACACCTGCTCATTTCCATGAGCCAAGGGTTAATGAGTTCACTTTGATGTCTTACACGtgggcgcttctatgaaactggtacctaagaacaggacatggaggctaaaaattcaaacaagatgtagactaatgttatgaagcaagtttggaagcacttggggtctattttaaaaataaatatttactgagaagaagagaaacaattttttgagataaaacaaatttttatattattttacattatttttaataaattacacactacttttcgttctctcacaggtacattttaggaattgaactaattatgcaaggcagagtgtttcacaaaaatgaccactgttgcaaaatcattcacgatttatgtgtttaaatgggcaggttctgcatgtaactccagtggacacaatgggttacacacaaaacctggaatgagactgccaattcattaAAAACCCACATgtatggattagaaaaaccactaggatcatcaaatttaacacagtgtctttattcatagtggtatataagaccatttcaagccacattttcaagataaaatgacatctaggtagcttttcctgtcccagttttggtcctacttttggccccaatatttgattaaaaattcattaattttgggatggctcagagcaggagtgctttttttttttgcatttatctgaggtcatcattaggtacatcctggggggaaatatgtctaaatttttcttttattattcagtctaaaaagctggcaaagtgccagataccaaactGTACCCAGTTTTACAGAAGCATCCACATAGGTCTTATACACCATACACAGTCTGGTGTGTGGTTGGTAACATGACACTAAACTTTACGAGAATATTTTGCACTTCTCCTTTTGTGGTCTGTTTGCAGAGTAGCTCAGCAACAGTCCTCTTGCCAAATAATGCACACCAGAGGGCAACATATTAGACACTAACTATAAGGTTTCAGAATTTCAGAAAACACTTATATAATTTTTACTGTATGGGCAGGGTAAGACCTCCTTATCGCTGAGACAAACCTCCTTGTTGGGCAATCATAATCCCTGAGCTGACTGAAGCCTTGTCTTGTAAGCCTTAGCTGTTTCAGATAAACATACCCAATGTTTTTCCAAAAGCACAATAGTATCTAGTAATGACAGTGTTTTGCAGTTACTTACACTGCAGGGGAATGCAGTGGTCAGTAGATATAACTTAAATTTCTTGTGAAGGCTATCTATGACAAAATATGTtgtgcaacacaacaaacaaaccagtCAGTGTCATTTGCACAAGCGGTGAAGGAGAAAGCTGAAGCAAATGCAGGGTGGCTTCATGACCTAATTATCTTGGACAGACTAGCATTTGAGACCAGCAGCCAAAAGTGACTGCAGAAAAAATCCATAATATCTAACACAAGAGGACTAGACGACATGTGATTTATTCTACTGCAGTTGCCCCAGTATGGTGCACATACATACCGAGGAGTGTTTCCAGTGGCGTATGATCTCTTCCAGGTTGTGTTCAGGGTATAGTAGGAAGTGTTCCCTCCACTCGTTCCAGTCCACCATCATGCTTCCATCTATGTCCATACTAAGGGAACACACATAAAGCCTTCTAACTGTGATCTGATAAATGATTCCATGACTTTCCATAGTTAGGTCATAGGTAGGTACTAGTTATAAAGACATTTTAGAAATGGAGACCAGACCTCTGCAAGATTTTTTGGGCATCTTCTCTGCTGATATTGATGCCCAACTCTGCAAGGGACTGCTGAACCTCTGAGGCATCAATGCGCCCTgatataacataaaaaaacactaCATGAAACAAACAGTACCAGTGGAGTTTTGTAAACATTCCTGGCTTGTTTTATTATGCATTGACACTCatgccaagtttttttttttttttttttatctatttatttttacaataagaCAGCCAGAGAAACATGCTTGACTGCTTACCATCATTGTTTCTGTCCAGGCTTTTGAATGTCAGTCTCAGTTTCTTCTCATGCTCTTTCAGATATTTGGTGAATTCGTTGAAGTCCAGACTCCCATCCTTGTTTTGGTCACCGGATGACACAATTTTCTGCAGAGTGGAGATAAGATCTTAAGGTTTGTATGCCTTCTCAGAATGCAACATGAGAGTCACACACTCAACCAGTCACATAGTTACACTTTTAAGGAAATGCATGCAAAACGAACAGGCCAGGACCTGAAACTCCAGTCCCTGCAGACCCTGTGGCAGTTTTACCTGTGCAGCACCCTGGCGGAATATGCCCATTGCTTTGAGTCCCGCGCGTAATTCGGCGACATCCACTTTTCCATCTTTATTGGTATCAAGCTTCTCAAACAGGTCCTGGTATGACCTCTGACTGTCGGCATCCCAACACCGGGCTTTTGATAGTAAAAACGTCCGTAGCGTCTGAAACATTGTAGCTCTGTGGACGCAGCGTCCAGATGGTCGTCTTCTACTCAGGATCTGATCTGTTTATACATTAATCCGGAAGCATCCATGAACTCTGTTAAATCAACATGTGCACCAGACATTCGAAACCAAAAAAATGTCTTGAATTGACTTTATTTGTAGAGCCTGTCCCGTGCAAAGGCGTTTTCTGAGCTCTGACAGGGAACTGCAGTAAATGTGGGCGGAGCGAACGGCGCTACGTTGAGCGGGATGTTTTCTACGGAAAAGCAGGAAAGATGACAAGATTCCAAAAGCGCTCTAATAAGTAGGATATCCCTTTAGAAATGCACACGTTAAATGTAAACCTTCCTTATCATCTGTAATTTCTGTCTTGTTGTGTGTGATATGTGGAGAATAGAGGGAATTTAATCTCGTCATCAAAGAGGATGTGACAGTAGTGAAACCTACAGTGTAGTATTTTGGACATCCCAGTACCACCACCGGCCACTAGAGGGAGACAGTCCAACACACAAGAGCAAATCTACACCAaaggtttagagcaggggtgtcaaactcattttacttcaggggccacattcagctaaatttcatctgaagtgggctgaaccagtaaaattataacactggtcaacaacaaatttattgtttaagttttttgagctgatttggaataattttggtgtgctgaatccaaaaatcacattaattttgctcaatcaggtcaactttctgaactatgctacatattggctttttaacatttttgcttacgtttatgggcattttcacatcatatgatacaaaattctttcatatttcttgcaataaacgagttctgaagatttcacttttgccaatttatgtttaatgatttttttaatattacaggtgaatgaaatggcatcaactagaagatcttgcaaaaataagcctgatgtattctgctacatctgcggtgaatacaccattgtacctaacaggaacgAAGtcgcaagtttcataaagtgtgcttgtcaatcttattttggtattaaacttggtgaccaagataaagtttgggcgcagattgtgagaagatcaaatttttcaaaatcaaattagcaaaaaaacctgacctgattgagaaaaacagatgtcatttttggatttagcggtgcaaaatggtcctaattcagttgaaaaaacctagacaacttgcaaaaaacattttttttgtaacccagtgtaatataatatgtaaataatgtcaactccaaactttcctctatattttatagtgaaaaaagtaaaattacattatgaaaatgcttgcatttacaaactatcctttcaaacaatgtgaataatatgaacaaactgaaaaaatgtgtaattttaataatattatgcttaagtttatcatttacacatgtacattataacttacagatcacagtggacctacaaatacacaaaacatttagtaacaggtggaatattattaaccctttcatgcatagtggtcactacagtggacagctattctacagctgttctcttatatagtcatggattttgttattttaattccatatcagccaacacattggacactcatgcatcatcccatacactgcaattgacaACATTattgtaactatgctgttcttgataaacctgatctaacatgtttgagtgtaaatcaattgcttaattattgttactagactgtaattaacaacaaaaatgtgttgttgtttttttgcatattatatccatgaagtgagtaatgactagtattagagtatgttaaaatgtggcaaaacatccgattagcagcattaaaatgtttttatttcatagttttcacacagtaggtctgtaaatacatgtttctttgcttcaaaatttaaatgcatggtgtcaagcttttttttttttttcttaatttttgcattattttttcatttttgcaactccatgaaaaatagctttataaaaaaaaaattcaatcccatttttttaaagcctaaagaggaataaaatcactcaagaaaaaaatcttgattaaggttctaataattcatgcatgaaagggttaaaattgcatttacttctcttaagacatttcaggttgttcatatttgttcaggttattcagatatttttgcaatattgtactttgtttcagtgtaaatatatgaaaacatttatatttacaaagagaaaaaattggagttgtgagtatttataggttgacccacctgagattgaattggtctgaatgtggaacctgaactaaaatgattgttgacatcttagtataatttttgcatttcacaaattcatcccaacggctggattggaccctttggcaggccaattttggcccctgggccacatgtttgacacctgtggattagagtGTACCCCCATGACAGATTAAAGGGGTTATTTGGAAAAttttatatacataaaaataaatatactaaaacatacctaatttttaaaatcttcctattggaatttgaaaattatattaaatctttagaatttatctataataaaaaaaaagctctaacaccctggctatttataaacaattctttaatattgactgaactgtgttgcatttatttatttatatttgttgttgttatttttatttatttatttacttttttatactatta
The DNA window shown above is from Sphaeramia orbicularis chromosome 17, fSphaOr1.1, whole genome shotgun sequence and carries:
- the LOC115437917 gene encoding calcium-binding mitochondrial carrier protein SCaMC-1-like, with the protein product MFQTLRTFLLSKARCWDADSQRSYQDLFEKLDTNKDGKVDVAELRAGLKAMGIFRQGAAQKIVSSGDQNKDGSLDFNEFTKYLKEHEKKLRLTFKSLDRNNDGRIDASEVQQSLAELGINISREDAQKILQSMDIDGSMMVDWNEWREHFLLYPEHNLEEIIRHWKHSSILDIGDSLAIPDEFTEEEKSTGGWWKQLVAGAVAGAVSRTGTAPLDRMKVFMQVHASKSNNISLVGGFRQMIAEGGLTSLWRGNGTNVLKIAPETAIKFMAYEQYKKLLSSDGKKIETYQRFMAGSLAGATAQTAIYPMEVLKTRLTLRKTGQYSGMFDCAKKILKNEGVKAFYKGYVPNLLGIIPYAGIDLAVYETLKTTWLSYHPKDSANPGVLVLLGCGTISSTCGQLASYPLALVRTRMQAQATLDASDQPSMSTLMKKILAKDGFFGLYRGILPNFMKVIPAVSISYVVYEYMKNGLGISK